From one Mytilus edulis chromosome 1, xbMytEdul2.2, whole genome shotgun sequence genomic stretch:
- the LOC139517817 gene encoding testis-specific serine/threonine-protein kinase 3-like, with protein sequence MEFLLNSGLSNVVALTEEVFSASSEVFGKVAIKKVLKTSTEFEAFLSLKHENIVEAIEIIEAEEFAFVLMEFAEFGDVFEYIMKNGLMSVEATLSVFSQVVKAVEYCHLNGIAHNDIKLENVLLSNGCVKLADFGFAKSTVVVAESEEFCGTLPYAAPEVIMGMEHNTMKADMWSMGVMLYVMLFGAFPFSDSDATSMVKAQLSNTLSFPENTSDIVKSLVSSMLEPSVEKRADAISVRLALSQF encoded by the coding sequence atggaatttttatTGAACAGTGGACTTTCAAACGTTGTAGCCCTAACTGAAGAAGTTTTCTCCGCCTCTAGCGAAGTATTCGGTAAAGTTGCAATTAAAAAAGTCCTCAAAACCTCTACTGAGTTTGAAGCTTTCCTCAGCCTCAAACACGAAAACATTGTCGAAGCCATTGAAATCATCGAAGCCGAAGAATTTGCCTTCGTTTTGATGGAATTCGCTGAATTCGGAGATGTTTTTGAATACATAATGAAAAACGGCCTCATGTCCGTTGAAGCCACCCTATCTGTCTTCTCTCAAGTTGTCAAAGCAGTCGAATACTGCCACTTAAACGGAATCGCCCACAATGACATTAAATTAGAAAACGTCTTGTTATCAAATGGATGTGTCAAACTGGCCGATTTTGGATTTGCCAAATCAACCGTTGTTGTTGCCGAATCTGAAGAATTTTGTGGAACCCTCCCATACGCTGCCCCCGAAGTTATTATGGGAATGGAACACAACACCATGAAAGCCGACATGTGGAGTATGGGAGTTATGCTCTACGTCATGCTCTTCGGAGCTTTCCCATTCTCCGATAGTGACGCAACCTCTATGGTCAAAGCTCAACTCTCAAACACCCTCTCTTTCCCCGAAAACACTAGCGACATCGTAAAATCCCTTGTCTCCTCTATGCTTGAACCCTCTGTTGAAAAACGTGCTGATGCCATCTCAGTCCGTCTTGCCTTGAGTCAGTTTTAG